A section of the Deltaproteobacteria bacterium genome encodes:
- a CDS encoding NAD(P)-dependent oxidoreductase, with protein MQSVGLIGLGNAGRPMAERIRAKGYALSVYDIDSAAVAAAEKLGARGAKSAEDAVADVTITLLPSSVEVNRAVFGPGGAFAALGAGKTLIDLSGTDPDCARELQTRLGDKGAAFIGGTIHASGAPAISIPSGQFSIVVGGDKAKLEAVVQVLNDIAQTIICLPEPWMPKAFKIAVILYATTNNIVTAEVCSWLTAQGADPKLFLKLLQTTGSTPTAARLEEFMKRNNNNGGALSNSYKDFRQALKVAANLEIPMPLVSMANQMQEMGRANGLTRFNSPAAMGKLYELITGTDLSAANTGSERSVREKGEPRVVWLE; from the coding sequence ATGCAATCGGTTGGTTTAATTGGTTTGGGCAACGCCGGGCGGCCCATGGCCGAGCGCATTCGCGCCAAGGGCTATGCGCTGAGCGTTTACGACATCGACTCCGCGGCTGTTGCTGCCGCGGAAAAACTCGGCGCACGCGGTGCGAAATCGGCCGAAGATGCGGTGGCCGACGTGACGATTACGCTCTTGCCGTCGTCGGTGGAGGTGAACCGGGCGGTGTTTGGGCCCGGCGGCGCCTTCGCCGCGCTCGGCGCGGGTAAGACGTTGATCGATCTGAGCGGCACCGATCCGGATTGTGCGCGGGAGTTGCAAACCCGGCTGGGCGACAAAGGCGCAGCGTTTATCGGCGGCACGATCCACGCGAGCGGCGCGCCGGCGATCTCCATTCCATCGGGGCAATTTTCAATTGTCGTCGGCGGTGACAAAGCAAAACTTGAAGCTGTGGTGCAAGTGCTCAACGACATTGCCCAAACGATTATTTGCCTGCCCGAACCGTGGATGCCCAAGGCATTTAAGATCGCCGTGATTCTCTACGCGACTACCAATAACATCGTGACCGCTGAAGTTTGCTCGTGGCTGACCGCGCAAGGCGCCGACCCAAAGCTCTTCTTGAAGTTATTACAAACCACCGGTTCGACGCCGACGGCAGCGCGGCTCGAGGAATTCATGAAGCGCAACAACAACAACGGCGGCGCGCTGAGCAACAGCTACAAAGATTTCCGCCAGGCTTTGAAAGTAGCGGCGAACTTGGAAATCCCCATGCCGCTGGTGTCGATGGCGAATCAGATGCAGGAGATGGGACGGGCCAATGGCCTGACTCGTTTCAACAGCCCAGCGGCGATGGGCAAATTGTATGAACTGATCACCGGGACGGATCTCAGTGCGGCGAACACCGGTTCCGAGCGCAGCGTACGCGAGAAGGGCGAACCGCGGGTAGTTTGGCTCGAATAA